From one Acidobacteriota bacterium genomic stretch:
- a CDS encoding non-canonical purine NTP pyrophosphatase: MGFDDLVFVTSNQGKLREAEAVLGRRLQHCRLDLPELQTLDLQQVVRGKAKAAWELLKKPVLVEDTALELAGLRGFPGPLVRWLLVSIGPAGICRIVACFEEPAATARCLVCANNGTEMVFGEGAVDGSIATVPRGEGGFGWDTTFIPSGGGGLTYGEMSEDDKNLISHRRKAFVALRDALGDF; encoded by the coding sequence ATGGGTTTTGACGATCTCGTATTTGTCACCTCGAACCAGGGGAAGCTTCGCGAGGCGGAAGCCGTTCTCGGGCGACGGCTCCAGCATTGTCGGCTCGATCTGCCCGAACTTCAGACACTGGACCTCCAACAGGTCGTGCGGGGCAAGGCGAAGGCGGCGTGGGAGCTGCTGAAAAAACCAGTGCTGGTCGAGGACACCGCATTGGAGCTTGCGGGGCTCAGGGGATTCCCAGGGCCGTTGGTGAGATGGCTGCTCGTGAGCATCGGCCCGGCAGGCATCTGCCGGATAGTGGCTTGTTTTGAAGAACCCGCTGCAACTGCTCGTTGCCTGGTATGCGCGAACAACGGCACCGAAATGGTGTTCGGAGAAGGTGCTGTCGACGGATCGATCGCGACCGTCCCGCGTGGTGAAGGTGGCTTCGGCTGGGACACCACGTTTATTCCGTCCGGCGGGGGGGGCCTCACGTACGGCGAAATGAGCGAGGACGACAAGAACCTGATCTCGCACCGCCGCAAAGCCTTCGTGGCGCTCCGCGACGCCCTCGGTGACTTCTGA
- the truA gene encoding tRNA pseudouridine(38-40) synthase TruA: MSRRMKLEVAYLGRAFHGWQKQSGQRTVQGDLERALGELFHGHEIPVVAAGRTDAGVHAAGQVVHLDPPGPIPPDALVAGLNARLCREIRIRSCRRVSDSFHARKSALGKLYSYRARWHQPTLPWRHPRAAAVQPIVDRHAFENALGLLAGRHDWASFTVTDAASESTIRSLFRVDIHDRRDGVDLDFVGEGFLRYQVRRMVGALLEVGWGHRSLAEFRGLIEHPEPGAAIRTAPSHGLCLEHVYYRSCAAVSRGQSKSPR, encoded by the coding sequence ATGTCTCGCCGAATGAAGCTCGAAGTCGCCTATCTTGGACGAGCGTTCCACGGATGGCAAAAACAGTCCGGCCAGAGGACGGTGCAAGGCGACCTCGAACGCGCTCTCGGCGAACTCTTCCACGGACACGAGATTCCGGTCGTAGCCGCCGGGCGGACCGACGCAGGTGTCCACGCCGCAGGTCAGGTGGTTCACCTCGATCCACCTGGGCCAATTCCACCGGACGCGCTGGTCGCCGGCCTCAACGCGCGGCTTTGTCGCGAGATCCGCATCCGCTCGTGTCGGCGGGTGAGCGACTCTTTCCATGCTAGAAAAAGCGCACTCGGCAAACTCTATTCGTACCGGGCGCGGTGGCATCAACCGACGCTGCCGTGGCGCCATCCAAGGGCGGCGGCTGTACAACCGATCGTCGACCGGCATGCGTTCGAAAATGCCCTGGGCCTCCTCGCAGGGCGCCACGATTGGGCATCATTTACGGTCACCGACGCGGCGTCGGAATCGACCATCCGTTCCCTGTTCCGGGTCGATATTCATGACCGTCGCGACGGTGTCGATCTCGATTTCGTCGGTGAGGGCTTTCTGCGATACCAGGTACGGCGGATGGTTGGAGCCCTCCTTGAGGTCGGCTGGGGGCATCGGAGCCTGGCCGAGTTTCGAGGCCTCATCGAGCACCCCGAACCTGGGGCCGCTATCCGCACCGCGCCATCCCACGGCCTGTGTCTCGAACACGTTTATTATCGTAGCTGTGCGGCCGTTTCGAGGGGACAATCCAAGAGCCCCCGTTGA
- a CDS encoding cupin domain-containing protein, whose product MSHPPTPTIRQLDSVEAVTVPRCRGASLKILVGSESGAANFITRQFTLQPNGRIPSHRHDQIEHSQMVLEGTMVIGLDEREIEVGPGDSIFIPPGVAHWYENRGPEAVRFLCVVPNTEDYQTEWLEAAAE is encoded by the coding sequence ATGAGCCATCCACCCACTCCCACAATCCGTCAACTGGACTCGGTCGAAGCTGTCACGGTGCCGCGCTGTCGAGGCGCATCATTGAAAATACTCGTGGGTTCAGAAAGCGGTGCAGCCAACTTCATCACCCGCCAATTCACCCTCCAACCCAACGGGCGCATTCCCAGCCACCGTCACGATCAGATCGAGCACTCGCAGATGGTGCTCGAGGGCACAATGGTGATCGGTCTCGACGAGCGAGAAATCGAGGTTGGGCCCGGCGACAGCATTTTCATCCCGCCGGGTGTCGCTCACTGGTACGAGAATCGCGGCCCGGAGGCGGTTCGATTCCTGTGCGTTGTGCCGAATACGGAGGACTACCAGACGGAGTGGCTGGAGGCCGCCGCGGAGTGA
- a CDS encoding ubiquinone/menaquinone biosynthesis methyltransferase, protein MRQELLSKQGPEISRMFGRIAHRYDLLNRVLSLGRDVSWRKLVARRLATARPERILDVCTGTGDLALAIDGDGVIGADFCLPMLTIAKSKIATSGRVVPLCAADALRLPFADACVDAVTVAFGIRNFANLDAGLSEMARVLRPGGIMLVLEFSRPTGRLAPLLGWWIRNVPPRVGRILSGDAEAYSYLPASVSTFPKGRDLCRSLEAAGLGEVAVQRLTGGVASLYQGKR, encoded by the coding sequence GTGCGGCAGGAACTGCTCAGTAAACAGGGTCCCGAGATCAGCCGGATGTTCGGTCGGATCGCCCATCGATACGACCTTCTCAACCGCGTGCTCTCACTCGGCCGAGACGTGAGCTGGCGGAAACTCGTGGCCCGGCGGCTGGCGACTGCTCGACCCGAGCGGATACTTGACGTGTGTACGGGTACCGGAGACCTTGCCCTGGCAATTGACGGAGACGGCGTGATCGGAGCAGATTTCTGCCTCCCGATGCTCACGATCGCGAAGAGCAAAATCGCCACATCGGGACGCGTTGTGCCACTCTGTGCGGCCGATGCTCTTCGCCTCCCGTTTGCAGATGCCTGTGTGGATGCTGTGACCGTGGCTTTCGGTATCAGGAACTTCGCCAACCTCGATGCCGGATTATCGGAGATGGCTCGTGTGCTCCGACCGGGGGGCATAATGCTGGTGCTCGAGTTCTCGCGTCCGACGGGGCGGTTGGCACCGCTCCTCGGGTGGTGGATACGGAACGTTCCACCGCGGGTCGGTCGCATCCTCTCGGGCGATGCCGAAGCCTATTCCTATCTTCCCGCTTCGGTGAGCACATTTCCCAAAGGCAGGGACCTGTGCCGGTCACTCGAAGCTGCCGGCCTCGGCGAAGTGGCGGTTCAAAGGTTGACCGGGGGTGTCGCTTCGTTATACCAGGGGAAGCGGTAG
- the recN gene encoding DNA repair protein RecN, giving the protein MLERLSVRGLGIISDIELEFGEGFSVLTGETGAGKSLLVESLKLLAGGRAQSDMVRSGDSRLRVEGVFVVPRGTPLDAVLDDLGVRPSQTIVLRRELTGEGRGRAWINDVTVTAGALQRVAPYLLAIHGQHEQHGLADSDVQRRLVDDYGAHHELLQRTRTLYATWREASAELDRLREQQKSRRDRLDTISFQLQEIDAVNPEDGEDEELRRRRLVLRHAARLADLRSSLLARLSDGESAVVDELARAERAVEDMAECGVSFETGVGHLVEARINVEELVREIQSLGDVIDINPGELDVAESRLHALDQLMLKYGGTLSDVLAHRNVLVQERSELLSVEERLDAAEDAANAALRNFDASARELDTARLATGIELTAAVEEVLARLAMDGTRLEFRWRPRIDSSSPLSRDGERVAFDADGVNECVLLIAANPGEEPRPMARIASGGELSRVHLAIRTVLRQRRSVVGLTQLFDEVDSGLGGATAAALADLLSDLSVEDQVLVVTHLPQVAAKARGHFRVEKIVSEDRATTHVSPLEDEQRASEVARMLAGEGLTDSALAHARTLLEE; this is encoded by the coding sequence ATGCTCGAACGTCTGTCCGTCCGCGGTCTCGGCATCATCTCCGACATCGAACTCGAGTTCGGTGAAGGTTTCTCGGTGTTGACTGGAGAGACCGGTGCGGGGAAGTCGCTCCTCGTTGAATCGCTCAAACTCCTCGCCGGAGGGAGAGCTCAATCAGATATGGTGCGCTCCGGTGATTCGCGGCTCAGGGTGGAGGGCGTTTTTGTGGTGCCGCGAGGTACACCCCTTGATGCGGTTCTGGATGATCTTGGCGTACGCCCGTCTCAAACAATAGTCCTTCGTCGCGAGCTCACTGGCGAAGGGCGTGGTCGTGCGTGGATCAACGACGTCACGGTCACCGCCGGCGCCCTCCAGCGAGTAGCACCCTATCTGCTCGCGATCCATGGCCAGCACGAACAACATGGTCTTGCTGATAGCGACGTGCAGCGCCGCCTGGTCGACGACTACGGTGCTCACCACGAGCTGCTGCAACGCACGAGGACGCTGTACGCGACGTGGCGAGAAGCGTCGGCAGAGCTCGATCGGCTTCGGGAACAGCAAAAATCGCGACGTGATCGTCTCGACACCATCAGCTTTCAACTTCAGGAAATCGACGCCGTCAACCCGGAGGATGGCGAGGATGAGGAGCTCAGGCGACGACGTCTCGTGCTTCGGCACGCGGCGCGTCTCGCCGATCTGAGGTCTTCGCTACTCGCACGGTTGAGTGACGGAGAATCGGCGGTCGTCGATGAGCTCGCCCGAGCCGAACGCGCGGTCGAGGACATGGCCGAGTGCGGCGTGTCCTTCGAAACCGGCGTAGGCCACCTGGTCGAGGCGCGAATCAACGTCGAGGAATTGGTTCGCGAGATCCAGTCACTGGGAGACGTCATCGATATAAACCCGGGCGAGCTGGATGTCGCCGAATCGAGGCTTCACGCGCTCGATCAGTTGATGCTCAAGTACGGCGGGACCCTATCGGATGTTCTCGCCCATCGCAACGTTCTGGTTCAGGAACGCTCGGAGCTGCTATCTGTCGAAGAGCGGCTCGACGCTGCGGAGGACGCTGCCAACGCCGCACTGCGGAATTTCGACGCGAGTGCGAGAGAGCTCGACACAGCGCGGCTCGCCACCGGGATCGAACTGACGGCTGCGGTCGAAGAAGTGCTCGCCCGGCTCGCAATGGATGGAACCCGGCTCGAGTTTCGCTGGCGGCCGCGGATCGATTCGTCGAGCCCGTTGTCGAGGGATGGGGAGCGGGTGGCGTTCGATGCGGATGGCGTCAACGAGTGTGTGCTTCTGATTGCTGCGAATCCCGGGGAAGAGCCACGGCCGATGGCGCGGATTGCCTCCGGGGGGGAGTTGTCCCGAGTGCATCTCGCGATCCGAACAGTGCTCCGCCAACGACGATCGGTGGTCGGGCTGACGCAACTCTTTGACGAGGTGGATTCCGGTTTGGGTGGGGCGACAGCAGCCGCCCTGGCCGATCTTCTCTCAGATCTCTCGGTGGAGGACCAAGTGCTGGTGGTGACCCATTTGCCGCAGGTCGCAGCCAAGGCTCGGGGTCACTTCAGGGTCGAGAAGATTGTGTCGGAGGACCGAGCGACGACCCACGTTTCCCCTCTCGAAGATGAACAACGGGCGTCGGAGGTTGCGCGTATGTTGGCCGGTGAGGGGCTCACCGATTCGGCCCTCGCCCACGCCCGAACGCTTCTCGAGGAATGA
- a CDS encoding phosphatidate cytidylyltransferase, which produces MRAKRELVAVAAIPILVATIFLLPPWGFLTILAAATVLACDEYLKLGRAAGLIIGRWLVLVLLVVVLVASWLGGPDGLAASTVATLLILSTARLIHPETPRGSLAGIAVESFAVLYLGATAACLGWLRLWPVEPSGAKLLLFFLVTIWVGDSGAYYIGKNFGRHKMSPRISPNKTFEGLAGSIVTTYIAAGAAAFVLGLGLGAGHIAALATILAITAPLGDLVESLFKRDSGIKDSSNLLPGHGGFLDRTDSLLFSAPWVLGYLLLTGIIP; this is translated from the coding sequence ATGCGAGCAAAACGCGAGCTCGTTGCAGTGGCGGCGATTCCGATTCTGGTCGCCACGATCTTCCTGCTGCCTCCTTGGGGTTTTCTGACAATTCTCGCGGCGGCGACGGTTCTCGCTTGTGATGAGTATCTGAAGCTGGGGCGAGCGGCTGGCCTGATCATCGGCAGGTGGCTTGTCCTGGTTTTACTGGTTGTCGTTCTGGTTGCGTCCTGGCTCGGCGGCCCGGATGGCCTCGCCGCATCAACCGTGGCAACATTGCTGATCCTCTCGACCGCTCGGTTGATCCATCCGGAAACACCTCGTGGAAGCCTCGCCGGAATCGCCGTCGAGTCATTCGCGGTCCTCTACCTGGGTGCAACGGCAGCATGTTTGGGGTGGTTGAGGCTATGGCCGGTGGAGCCCAGCGGGGCCAAGCTCCTCTTGTTCTTCCTAGTGACCATCTGGGTGGGTGACTCCGGCGCCTACTACATCGGAAAGAATTTCGGTCGTCACAAAATGTCACCGCGGATCAGTCCGAACAAGACGTTCGAGGGCCTCGCCGGCAGCATTGTCACCACCTACATCGCGGCAGGCGCCGCGGCCTTTGTTCTCGGCCTTGGATTGGGTGCTGGCCATATCGCCGCCCTGGCAACCATCCTCGCGATTACAGCTCCGCTGGGCGACCTCGTCGAGTCACTGTTCAAGCGTGACAGCGGGATCAAGGACTCATCGAATTTGCTGCCAGGCCACGGCGGTTTTCTCGACCGCACCGACAGCCTATTGTTCTCGGCGCCGTGGGTCCTCGGATACCTCCTATTGACCGGCATCATTCCATGA
- the coaE gene encoding dephospho-CoA kinase (Dephospho-CoA kinase (CoaE) performs the final step in coenzyme A biosynthesis.) — translation MNSEFGIRNSDLPPTPPRKSAERGPCTVGLTGGLATGKSTVARILESQGVPVFDADEAVHDLYEPGRAGSKAVADLFGAAVLDAEGGVSRSVLSERVLGNETARLRLEEAIHPLVRGAVGEWLESVEDRPFAVVEAALLAETGYYSEYDILMVVWCDPHQQLERATARGVPTNRARGLINAQLPLSEKKELADVLVDNRGNLEELAAEVYRAWSEVHRLCANRRAT, via the coding sequence GTGAATTCGGAATTCGGAATTCGGAATTCGGATTTACCGCCCACTCCTCCCAGAAAATCCGCGGAGCGGGGGCCGTGCACGGTCGGGTTGACCGGCGGTCTTGCGACCGGAAAATCGACCGTCGCAAGGATTCTCGAAAGTCAAGGAGTACCTGTTTTCGACGCTGACGAAGCCGTTCACGACCTATACGAGCCGGGCCGTGCCGGTTCGAAAGCCGTTGCGGATCTCTTCGGTGCCGCCGTCCTCGATGCCGAGGGCGGAGTCTCCAGGTCTGTTCTCTCTGAACGGGTACTCGGAAACGAAACAGCGCGTCTTCGCCTCGAGGAGGCGATCCACCCATTGGTGCGCGGCGCGGTTGGCGAGTGGCTCGAATCAGTCGAGGATCGTCCATTCGCAGTGGTCGAAGCGGCGCTTCTCGCGGAGACCGGATATTACAGTGAATACGACATCCTGATGGTCGTCTGGTGTGATCCGCACCAACAACTCGAACGCGCCACGGCCAGAGGAGTGCCGACGAACCGCGCCCGTGGTCTGATCAACGCCCAGCTTCCCCTCTCCGAGAAGAAGGAGTTGGCGGACGTGCTGGTAGACAACCGGGGCAATCTGGAGGAGCTGGCGGCAGAAGTCTATCGCGCATGGTCAGAGGTCCATCGACTGTGCGCCAACCGCCGGGCCACCTGA
- a CDS encoding threonylcarbamoyl-AMP synthase, which translates to MMVRLPFVEPEDVADAVQTCWDVVKDGGVLLLPTESFYGLGVDPMDSGAVRRIYSMKDRPSELGLPVLCADWQQVESLVVVPDHFRVKLGRFWPAALTVVLPAIGDIPAARGDSLAVRIPAYAELRALLYGVGPLTGTSANRHGTPPFTTVDGALASLVDAPDITLDAGATAGGEVSTLIDLRWSEPEILRRGKCVWDEPYPDSC; encoded by the coding sequence ATGATGGTTCGCCTGCCTTTTGTCGAGCCGGAGGACGTGGCCGACGCGGTTCAGACCTGCTGGGACGTTGTCAAAGACGGTGGTGTCCTTCTACTGCCGACGGAGAGCTTTTATGGCCTCGGCGTTGATCCGATGGATAGTGGCGCCGTGAGACGGATATATTCGATGAAAGACCGTCCTTCGGAGCTCGGTCTCCCGGTTCTGTGTGCCGATTGGCAGCAGGTGGAATCTCTGGTCGTGGTTCCGGACCATTTCCGAGTCAAGCTCGGGAGGTTCTGGCCCGCGGCACTGACCGTGGTTCTGCCTGCGATCGGCGATATTCCGGCTGCTCGAGGTGATAGCCTCGCAGTTCGGATTCCGGCATACGCCGAGCTCCGTGCGCTGCTCTACGGGGTGGGCCCGCTCACAGGAACTTCTGCAAATCGCCATGGGACCCCACCGTTCACGACTGTCGACGGGGCGCTCGCGTCGTTAGTCGATGCGCCGGATATCACCCTCGATGCCGGCGCTACTGCGGGCGGGGAGGTCAGTACTCTGATCGATCTCAGGTGGAGCGAGCCAGAGATACTGCGGCGTGGGAAATGTGTCTGGGACGAACCGTATCCGGACAGCTGCTAG
- a CDS encoding GAF domain-containing protein: MMELVYEIEGVSYRTPVRDRLTLGRASDNDIVLRDSSVSRHHARIEIKGRVFHLIDLDSTNGITINGDSVPSGPFLVGDVLGVGNFDISVKTAAAVTDALSSETYMRPLSEFNQDFGLEGQPQRVSTEIGARERVFEILAQVAKVLIQVEDLDPVLDKVMDLVFEQLQVDRGFIVLFDADGNPCLERNRVRDAEINERAEVPISRTILDTVSQQQVAILTHDAQADQRFEAGRSVKIHQIRSAMCAPLWHRERVIGVIYVDSPLRVGSFSTSDLDLLTALSNYAAVAIERAQLNERIRRERQARDRLERYHSPAVIEAVLAGPGDGGASVMARETSILFADIVGFTTRCENLAPTAVAAFLNQFFSLAADVIFKYGGTLDKFIGDAVMAFFGAPLPQQNHAERAVRSAIELLTNLEGWNAERMAAGEDRIDVRIAVNSGPVVVGDIGSAQRVDYTVLGNTVNVTARLEEHVAKPGSIVLGEATREAVADLFPTEPLGSVQLKGLSRRINIFRVAVEDIDSTEVTV; this comes from the coding sequence ATGATGGAGCTGGTGTACGAAATCGAAGGCGTGTCCTATCGAACTCCGGTCCGGGACCGGTTGACTCTTGGCCGTGCGAGCGACAATGACATTGTGCTCAGGGATTCCTCCGTTTCCAGGCATCATGCCCGCATCGAGATCAAGGGCCGTGTGTTCCATCTGATCGATCTCGATTCCACCAACGGAATCACGATCAACGGAGACAGCGTCCCGTCCGGACCGTTTTTAGTCGGCGACGTGCTCGGCGTCGGGAACTTTGACATCAGTGTCAAAACGGCTGCCGCCGTCACCGATGCTCTGTCGTCGGAAACCTACATGCGACCCTTGTCGGAGTTCAATCAGGATTTTGGTCTCGAGGGACAGCCACAGAGGGTGTCGACGGAGATCGGAGCCCGGGAACGAGTTTTCGAGATCCTGGCCCAGGTCGCCAAGGTTCTCATCCAAGTCGAGGATCTCGATCCCGTGCTCGACAAGGTTATGGACCTGGTCTTCGAGCAGCTGCAGGTTGATCGCGGTTTCATTGTTCTGTTTGATGCGGACGGCAATCCGTGCCTCGAGCGCAACCGTGTGCGCGATGCAGAGATCAACGAACGCGCCGAGGTCCCCATCTCTCGGACAATCCTCGACACGGTATCGCAGCAGCAGGTCGCCATCCTTACCCATGACGCCCAAGCCGACCAACGTTTTGAAGCTGGGCGCAGTGTCAAGATCCACCAGATTCGTTCGGCGATGTGTGCGCCATTGTGGCATCGCGAGCGGGTCATCGGCGTGATCTATGTCGATTCGCCGCTTCGCGTCGGGTCCTTTTCGACTTCGGATCTCGATCTCCTCACGGCGCTTTCCAACTATGCTGCGGTTGCCATCGAACGTGCGCAACTGAACGAGCGAATCCGCAGGGAACGGCAGGCCCGAGATCGTCTCGAGCGTTACCACTCGCCGGCGGTTATCGAGGCCGTGCTTGCTGGTCCTGGAGACGGCGGGGCATCGGTGATGGCGCGAGAAACTTCGATTCTATTTGCCGACATCGTCGGCTTCACCACCCGGTGTGAGAACTTGGCGCCGACAGCCGTGGCCGCCTTTCTCAATCAGTTCTTTTCGCTTGCCGCCGACGTCATCTTCAAATATGGCGGTACCCTCGACAAGTTCATCGGTGACGCGGTGATGGCCTTTTTCGGAGCGCCGCTGCCGCAACAGAATCACGCCGAAAGAGCCGTTCGCTCGGCAATAGAACTTCTGACGAATCTCGAAGGGTGGAACGCCGAGCGCATGGCAGCGGGGGAGGACCGCATCGACGTCCGCATCGCGGTCAATTCGGGCCCGGTAGTGGTGGGAGACATTGGATCGGCGCAACGAGTCGACTACACGGTCCTCGGCAACACTGTGAACGTGACCGCCAGGCTCGAGGAGCATGTTGCCAAACCCGGGAGTATCGTCCTCGGGGAGGCGACCCGCGAGGCGGTTGCCGACCTGTTTCCTACCGAACCTCTGGGGTCCGTCCAGCTCAAAGGTCTGAGTCGGAGGATCAACATCTTCCGTGTCGCGGTAGAGGACATCGATTCGACGGAGGTGACGGTTTGA
- a CDS encoding isoprenyl transferase, producing the protein MVDSKTLVFIVMKPLEEIAETGTPEREILERIDPNRMPRHVAIIMDGNGRWAQARSLPRVEGHRAGITSVRETVETAARLGLEVITLYAFSTENWKRPRHEVLTLMRLLKEYVNRELDNLRANNLRFRPIGRIDQLDPSVQRELQRAVDGTADCTGTLVQIALNYSGRQELTDVVRAGVSAAASGALSAEDVDDEWINSQLATSGCPDPDLLIRTSGEQRISNFLLWQLAYAEIYFCPVLWPDFRKGDLLSAVLEYQQRERRFGGLVPDGGVFTPASEPEESS; encoded by the coding sequence ATGGTAGACTCCAAAACCCTGGTGTTCATTGTGATGAAGCCGCTTGAAGAGATTGCCGAAACCGGCACCCCAGAACGCGAGATCCTGGAGCGAATCGACCCCAATCGCATGCCCCGCCATGTCGCGATCATCATGGACGGCAACGGGCGTTGGGCCCAGGCTCGTTCTCTGCCCCGCGTCGAAGGACACCGGGCCGGCATCACGTCGGTGCGGGAAACCGTAGAGACCGCGGCGCGCCTCGGGCTCGAGGTCATCACGCTCTACGCATTTTCGACCGAGAACTGGAAGCGACCACGACACGAAGTTTTGACCCTGATGCGTCTCCTCAAGGAGTACGTCAACCGGGAGCTCGACAACTTGCGTGCGAATAATCTCCGATTCCGGCCCATCGGTCGGATTGATCAACTCGACCCGTCCGTTCAACGGGAACTGCAGCGTGCTGTCGACGGCACCGCGGACTGCACGGGGACGCTGGTCCAGATTGCACTCAATTACTCCGGGCGCCAGGAGCTGACCGATGTTGTGCGAGCTGGCGTGTCAGCTGCCGCATCCGGTGCCCTGTCTGCGGAAGACGTCGATGATGAATGGATCAACTCTCAACTCGCCACCAGCGGATGTCCGGACCCCGACCTTCTGATTCGCACCTCAGGCGAACAACGCATCTCGAATTTCCTCCTCTGGCAGCTTGCATACGCGGAGATTTACTTCTGCCCGGTTCTGTGGCCGGATTTCAGAAAGGGGGACCTGCTCTCCGCGGTGCTTGAATATCAACAAAGGGAGCGAAGATTCGGCGGTCTCGTCCCGGACGGCGGCGTCTTCACCCCGGCTTCAGAGCCCGAGGAATCTTCGTGA
- a CDS encoding bifunctional 5,10-methylenetetrahydrofolate dehydrogenase/5,10-methenyltetrahydrofolate cyclohydrolase, which produces MADAGNTLDGSRIAAEIREDVSQSVADLADHGITPRLDVILVGEDSASKVYVGSKARTLSALGMISHTHGLPEDTVQADLQELVDRLNGDSEVDGILIQLPLPAGLDTAAILSRVDPSKDVDGFHPENVGLLQQGSPRLVPCTPAGVMEMLRREGVAIEGRRAVVVGRSDIVGKPMATLLLHANATVTICHSRTRDLANVTRDAEILVAAVGVRSLIGPDHVSDGAVVIDVGMHRVTDRDTVERLFPGNAKKMAAFEKRGSVLAGDVDFTRVAPKASRITPVPGGVGPLTIAMLTANTVTAAKLRRGF; this is translated from the coding sequence ATGGCAGACGCAGGGAACACACTCGACGGGTCGCGGATCGCGGCCGAAATTCGGGAGGACGTCAGTCAATCGGTTGCCGACCTCGCCGATCACGGCATCACCCCCCGCCTCGACGTCATCCTTGTCGGCGAGGATTCCGCATCCAAAGTTTACGTGGGATCGAAAGCCAGGACCCTGTCGGCCCTGGGAATGATTTCCCATACGCACGGACTACCTGAAGACACTGTGCAGGCGGATCTGCAAGAACTGGTCGATCGCCTCAACGGCGATTCGGAGGTTGATGGAATCTTAATCCAGCTTCCCCTCCCTGCAGGCCTCGATACAGCGGCGATTCTGAGCAGGGTCGACCCGTCCAAGGACGTCGACGGATTCCACCCTGAGAACGTCGGTCTGCTGCAACAGGGCTCGCCACGCCTGGTTCCGTGTACTCCGGCTGGCGTCATGGAGATGCTCCGGCGCGAGGGAGTGGCCATCGAAGGACGGCGTGCGGTCGTCGTCGGTCGCTCGGACATCGTCGGCAAGCCGATGGCCACGCTCCTGCTTCACGCCAACGCCACCGTGACGATATGTCATTCGCGCACCCGCGACCTCGCGAATGTCACCAGGGATGCCGAAATCCTCGTTGCAGCAGTTGGAGTGCGATCGCTGATTGGCCCCGATCACGTTTCGGATGGTGCGGTGGTGATCGACGTCGGGATGCATCGGGTGACCGACCGCGACACTGTCGAACGGCTCTTTCCGGGTAACGCGAAGAAAATGGCAGCATTCGAGAAACGGGGCTCGGTGCTGGCCGGTGACGTTGATTTCACCCGCGTCGCACCGAAGGCGAGTCGAATCACACCAGTTCCCGGCGGCGTAGGACCATTGACCATCGCCATGCTGACGGCCAACACGGTCACCGCTGCGAAGCTCCGCCGGGGATTTTAA